AATCGTTAAGTGCTTATTCTTCATCCCTTTTATTTATTATATATTATAATTTACAGGGATTCAAGTATTGATGAATTTTATGGGCTTGCCTATTTTTGCTCACTTGAAATCTCTTATCCTATCCTATATACTCAATCTTATGAAACCGGATAAAATTACACAGTGGCAAAAATTAGGTTTTGGAATGTTTATTCATTACGGGCTTTATTCTTTATGCGGAGGCGTTTGGAAGGGTGAGCCGGTAAAGCGCGGTTATAGTGAGCAGATTTTAAGTCACGGTAAAATTCCTAAAGAAGAATATAAGGCCTTACAAAATAAATTTACCTGTAAGAATTTTGATGCAGAAAAGATATGTGCTCTTGCAAAAGCTGCGGGAATGAAATATATCATTATCACGGCAAAGCACCATGACGGCTTTTGTCTTTTTGACACAAAGACTACCGATTATAATTCGGTGAAGGCTCCTGCAAAAAGAGACCTTATTGCAGAGCTTTCTCACGCTTGTAAAAGAAACGGTTTAAAGTTCGGGCTTTATTTTTCTTGGATAGATTGGAACTGCGAATATGCTCTTCCTATAAGCGATCATAACAGCGATAAAATTCCGCCCAAGCATCAGAAATTTAATATTGAACAGCTGAAAGAATTGTTTTCAAATTACGGCCCTCTTTATGAGCTTTGGATGGATATGGGTTTCCCGACAAAAAAGCAAAGTGAAGAAGTGAAGACTCTTGCTCAAAGGCTTCAGCCCGATATGATGATAAACGGCCGCATATGGAATGACTGCGGAGATTTTTGTACAATGGGGGATAACAAATTTCCTGATAAAAGTTTAAATGTTCCTTGGCAAACCCCTGCTTCAATTTACCATGAAACATGGGGCTACCGTTCATGGCAAAGACGGGGAGATAAAAATAAAAAGGCCCAAGAGCTTATAGAAAGCCTTATAAGGGTAAGGGCTATGGGAGGTAATTATCTTTTGAATATCGGCCCAAAGGGCGACGGCTACGTGGTAGCTTTTGAAGCTGAAGTCTTAAAGAAAATAGGCAGCTTTTTTAAATCAAAAGCGCCTTCTCAAGGGTGCGCAAAAAAACTTTGTAAAGAATTAAATTTAGATATTCCTCAAGATAGTATTTTAGAACTAAGCGGAGAAAAAAATGAAATCCCTTTTACAAAAAAACTTTACCGCTTTACAGGAAAAGATTATTATTCTTCTCATTTTATTTGCACAGAGCTTGAACTTAATCTAAAAATTTCAAAAGGCTTATACAAAACAAATTTGTGGACAATAAGCCTCGTCAGAAAAAAGCCCCTATCCCAAGATGAGGTTTTGGAAATAAACGGAAAAGAATTTTGCTTCCCTGCAAACAAAAACGAATTGGAAATTTTTAAAAACATAAAAATAGAAAAGCCTCTCACAATTTCAGTATCTACAAGCGGAACACCTTCATTGCGTAAGGCCTTAAAACAGGATAACTTAATTTTAAGAGTAGAAGGAAAATGATGCCGGCCATTCCCTTAAATTTTAAGAAAGTCTATACAGAACGTATTGGTTTAAGGAAACGCCTTCATGTTCTGCATTTAAAGCTAATTCTTTGTGTAAAGATTTAGGAAGTCTTAAAAGAAACTTCCCGCTATAATTATTTTCGTCTTGAGGCATAGGTATTGTGAAACCGTTTTCAAGCTTTGATTCTATCCAACCCTCCATTGCTTCATATATATTTTTATACACTTCTTCTAATGTTTCGCCTGAACTTTGACAACCATCAAGCTCTTTAACTTGTGCATAATAATATACACCGCTCTCATCATGTATTTTTTTTGTAATAATTGAATATGGTAAATTTAAATAATCTTTTATTTGCATAAGCAACTCTGAAGCGACTAGCCATGTTTATATGATACTATATATAATATCATTTGTCAACATATTTTTAAATTTTAATAGTTATTTTTTTTTATTTATAGTAAAATACTAATATGCCATTTGATTATTTAATTTTATATTTCACTATTTACAGTTTTATCGGATGGTTTTGTGAAGTAGTCTATTGCTCGCTTTTACAGAGGAAGTTTGTATTAAACCGAGGAATGCTTTACGGACCTGTATGTCCCATATACGGTTTTGGGGCATTGATTTTAATTTTTTCGCTAAAAAATTTAATCCCTCATCCTATAGTCTTGTTTTTTGCCGCCGTGCTTTTAACAAGTTCTCTTGAATATGCTGCAAGTTTTATTTTGGAATATTTATTCGATACCCTGTGGTGGGATTATTCAAAACACAAACTGAATATTAACAGAAGGGTTTGTGCCCTTAATTCGACGCTTTTTGGAATATTGGGGCTTGCTTTAATGTATATAGTAAATCCTTTTATTTCAAAATATGTAAATCAAATACCCGATCTATTTATCTTGATTATTTCAAAAGCCTTACTTTTTATTTTTATTGCCGATTTTATTTTTACGCTTAAGGCTCTGATCGGTCTCCATGATGCGCTCTTACATATTAAGACTTTGACGGAGAATTTTTATACACACCTTGAATCGCTTGATATACATGAAAAAATAAGCGAAAGCAATATTGCAGAAAGTTTTAATCTTCTGCGTGAAAAGCTAAAACAAGACGGATATTCCGCTTATGAAAAAGTACAGGAACAACTTAAACTTATTGCCGAAAAAAACAAGGGGCATATTTTATCGGCCTTTCCGAATATGAGGCAAAGAAGAAATAATTTACACTTAAAACTTTTAAAATATTTTAAGGAGAAGAGGGGAGAATAAAAAAAGAGGAATAAAATTCAAAATGAGAATTTTATTCGTGCGGAGGGTTTAATACCCCGGCGCAGAGCGTCGGGGTATTAAAAATGTTTAGACTTTAAATCTTTCAACCTCGTTTACGAGATTGCCGATATTTTCTTTATTTTTTTGTGAAATGATATTGACTTCCTGAGTTGCTTCGTTTATTTGGAGTGCACCTGTCCCATTTCATAATTCTCCTTAAAATACTAAAATTTATGTCATTCATTTTGTTAATTCTTTTTTGCTTAAAAATTATCATTGATGATATATCTTAAATAGCTTATAATTTTTTTTGTTATAAAATTGTAAATAATAGATAATTTTCGAAAGTCTTAAACTTGTATATGCCAACTCTGCTTCTTGTAATTCTAGCTTCTGCAAACTACAGTCTACTTCGCTAATATGTACCCAGATGAGTACATAGTTTCTGCTTCTAAATTGCGCAATTTAAGAGCTTCAATTTTACTATTTGCATTTTTTATTTGTTCATCAAGCATTTAAGGTTGTTACGGATTTGTATTGCTTGCAAATTTAATGTTTTATTTAGCTCTTCTTCATTGATTCGTTGAATTTCTTTTAAATTTTTGAACTGTTTATTCAAACTATACTCCTTTGCAAAAGGATCAAGATTTATGGTCATACCTAAATTTACATTCCATGTAACTTGATTTTTTTCTTTAAACGTCCCGCTCATACTTTCAGAAGTTGATTTCGAGCAAGCATTAAAAGTGATTGAAAAATTATGACTACTAAAAAAACAATGCAAAATACGTTAAAGTTTTTTCTAGTCCTCCGGCAAGGACTTCATCAATTAAGAATCGGAAATAAAAAGCTGAAGCAATGCCTAGAACTGCTAACATTAAACTTGCAAAAAAAACTTTAATCCATACATTTTTATATGGTGCCGATAGTTTAAAGAAACGTAGGATATACGAATCGGAATCTCCTATTTCTATAAACTTAGCTTGAACCGATTCAACAGTAACATAATGGTTGCCAACTGACGTAACAACATGTGCAATAAAAGGCAACTTTACATCATTTGGAATTTGTTTTTCTTTAGAGATAACGCCTCTACAGTCAGAACCAAAAGCCTTAGCGGCTTTTGTTATCCCAAGACCAGAAGTACCTTCTTGATCTGTGTGTGCAAACTTTCTTATCCGCTTTACCGCAATGCGCTTTCCATAACGTCTTGCAATTGTGGCAATATAGGCTGCAGCACAATCGGTTTCATCTTTTTGCAATACAACATCTTTCTTCATCAAATACCTTATATTTTTATCTAATTGAGCTTCTTATTGACTAGCACCAATAATCGATTGAATACGTTAGTTATTCTGAAATAAACTAATAATTACTCCACTGTTATTATTTCAATAGTTTTCATAAAATCTTCACTTATTTTATACAATTCCCGTGCAGTTTCACTTTCGATTGTACCGTCAATTATCTTTTTTGCAAATTCATTATGCCCAGTTTCGCCTGAAGGCATTTCTTCTTTCCAGTTTCCATTTTCTTCAAAGTACTGAGGGGCTTCTTGTTTGAATTCATCAGCGCCCCTTGAAAAGGTACATTGTAGCGTATACAAGGGCGTTGTTGTATAATAACTCATTTGAAACATAGAAATATCAGGTGCAAATTGCGAAACCCGAATGTTTCGTGCAAATTTGTGACCATTCACTTCAACAGCCCCTCTAGCAGTTCTCAAATCTTGCGGTAAAGTTGAAACAGACAAAACAGCTTTTGCATATTCTTGAAATGTTTCTGGCAGTTCGAATTTAATGGAATCATCTATATAGTTTTTTTGAATGAGCTGTACATAAAAATTCACCCCATTTTTTAATTCAGCGTTAATATAATAATAACCTTCTTTGTCATTTGGCATTAACCTGTATTCTCCATTGTTAAAAGAAATTTTTGTAATCTCTTTTTCGATAAGAGCAATCCACGTCTCGTCTGTTTTAGTTTCAACACCTGTTGAATTTTGTACAACAGTGCTTGCTTCGTTTTGCACTTCTGTTGCAGTTTCTGTTTCCCTTGTAATGCTTTGGTTTCTGCTTACATTAGTGTTTTTGCTACATCCAATGAGCATTCCTAACAATGCCAATACATAAATCAGCTTTTTCATAAAAATCTCCCAGTACAAATTTATTCCTCTCAATTTTTAGACTTTAAATCTTTCAACTTCGCTTACGAGATTGCCGATATTTTCTTTATTTTTTTGCGAAATGATATTGACTTCTTGAGTCGCTTCATTTATTTGGAATGCTCCAGCCGCCATTTCATTCATGCTTGCAGTGATAACTCTTGTAAGGTCATCAAGTTTTTGCATTTCAACGGCAATGTTTTTTCCTCCCTCAAGCATTTCGGCTGAACCGTCATTTACCTGTGAAGTGATTAAATTGATATTATGAATTGCCGTCAAAACTTCACGGCCGCCGTTTTCTTGCTCTTTCATTGCAAGCATAAGAGTTTCACTCATCTTTTTTACCTGCTCAGATAAAGCGAAGATGCTGTCAAATTTTTCTTCGGCCAATTTTGAAGAAGACGAAAGGTTTTCAATTTCTTTGCTTAAAATCTTTAATGTTGAAGTTATTGTTTTTCCCTGTGAACTTGATTCTTCTGCGAGTTTTCGAATTTCGTCGGCAACAACGGCAAAGCCTTTTCCGGCATGAGCTGCTTCAATCGCTGCGTTCATAGCAAGCAAGTTTGTTTGACTTGCAATATGCTGGATAACGCTTGAAGCTTCTAAAAGACCGCCCGATTCCTCCGAAATTTTTTGAGTTACGGTATTTGATAATGAAAGAGTTTCTTTTCCTTCGGCTGTAGCTCCGGCAAGATTTTTAATTGCGTCATCCGTTCTTGTAAGAGTCTGAGTTATGGAGCTTATGTTACCTACCATTTGCTCTATTGCCGATGATGATTGGGCTACACTGGCAGCTTGAGATTCTATCATACCGTTTAATTGTGCGATGGTTTTAATAATCTGTTCGATGGTAGCTGAGGTCTCGGTAACACTCGCCGCCTGTGTAAGAGCTTGTTGTTTTACTCCTTCTATGTTTGTGCTTATTTGATGGATGGCGCTTGCCGTTTCCGTCATATTACTCGCAAGTTCATTTCCTATCTGTTCCATTTCCTGAGTGCCTGAACCTACCGTTTTGATTGAGTTACCGATTTTTTCAATTGTTTTGTTAAAATATTTTGATAAATCGGCTATTTCATCATTTCGTTTAATAGGTAAGCGTACTCTTAAATCTCC
The DNA window shown above is from Treponema denticola and carries:
- a CDS encoding type II toxin-antitoxin system HicB family antitoxin, with the translated sequence MQIKDYLNLPYSIITKKIHDESGVYYYAQVKELDGCQSSGETLEEVYKNIYEAMEGWIESKLENGFTIPMPQDENNYSGKFLLRLPKSLHKELALNAEHEGVSLNQYVLYRLS
- a CDS encoding methyl-accepting chemotaxis protein; translation: MVGEKNYQKEGRRFSILGKLLFFFGTLILIGGFTMGASALFVARNALLGEIEEALIMKAKDTAEIVDGRANALLYFLEGLARIPALRDSKLTFYEKVMALQKDAERNKTIEYFGISDKNGMIHYADETSIFVGDRDWYKEAIKGKNFISEPLISRTTGELQIIFSVPIYDDEHNILGVFSATVSGLSLNDIIDDIVIGETGGCYIIDASGTTIADKDIELVKKQENSIKSAISDPELKSIADFEQKVLESSEPGLAGFVYNGLKEIGAYSPMKTKNWKVIISAPVNELTGSLRPLKITIRIIGISILIISIILTAIIALSIVRPITSTVQALKNIADGDGDLRVRLPIKRNDEIADLSKYFNKTIEKIGNSIKTVGSGTQEMEQIGNELASNMTETASAIHQISTNIEGVKQQALTQAASVTETSATIEQIIKTIAQLNGMIESQAASVAQSSSAIEQMVGNISSITQTLTRTDDAIKNLAGATAEGKETLSLSNTVTQKISEESGGLLEASSVIQHIASQTNLLAMNAAIEAAHAGKGFAVVADEIRKLAEESSSQGKTITSTLKILSKEIENLSSSSKLAEEKFDSIFALSEQVKKMSETLMLAMKEQENGGREVLTAIHNINLITSQVNDGSAEMLEGGKNIAVEMQKLDDLTRVITASMNEMAAGAFQINEATQEVNIISQKNKENIGNLVSEVERFKV
- a CDS encoding alpha-L-fucosidase, which translates into the protein MNFMGLPIFAHLKSLILSYILNLMKPDKITQWQKLGFGMFIHYGLYSLCGGVWKGEPVKRGYSEQILSHGKIPKEEYKALQNKFTCKNFDAEKICALAKAAGMKYIIITAKHHDGFCLFDTKTTDYNSVKAPAKRDLIAELSHACKRNGLKFGLYFSWIDWNCEYALPISDHNSDKIPPKHQKFNIEQLKELFSNYGPLYELWMDMGFPTKKQSEEVKTLAQRLQPDMMINGRIWNDCGDFCTMGDNKFPDKSLNVPWQTPASIYHETWGYRSWQRRGDKNKKAQELIESLIRVRAMGGNYLLNIGPKGDGYVVAFEAEVLKKIGSFFKSKAPSQGCAKKLCKELNLDIPQDSILELSGEKNEIPFTKKLYRFTGKDYYSSHFICTELELNLKISKGLYKTNLWTISLVRKKPLSQDEVLEINGKEFCFPANKNELEIFKNIKIEKPLTISVSTSGTPSLRKALKQDNLILRVEGK
- a CDS encoding putative ABC transporter permease translates to MPFDYLILYFTIYSFIGWFCEVVYCSLLQRKFVLNRGMLYGPVCPIYGFGALILIFSLKNLIPHPIVLFFAAVLLTSSLEYAASFILEYLFDTLWWDYSKHKLNINRRVCALNSTLFGILGLALMYIVNPFISKYVNQIPDLFILIISKALLFIFIADFIFTLKALIGLHDALLHIKTLTENFYTHLESLDIHEKISESNIAESFNLLREKLKQDGYSAYEKVQEQLKLIAEKNKGHILSAFPNMRQRRNNLHLKLLKYFKEKRGE
- a CDS encoding cysteine peptidase family C39 domain-containing protein, with translation MKKDVVLQKDETDCAAAYIATIARRYGKRIAVKRIRKFAHTDQEGTSGLGITKAAKAFGSDCRGVISKEKQIPNDVKLPFIAHVVTSVGNHYVTVESVQAKFIEIGDSDSYILRFFKLSAPYKNVWIKVFFASLMLAVLGIASAFYFRFLIDEVLAGGLEKTLTYFALFF